The following coding sequences lie in one Drosophila bipectinata strain 14024-0381.07 chromosome XR, DbipHiC1v2, whole genome shotgun sequence genomic window:
- the Fur2 gene encoding furin-like protease 2 isoform X1, with protein MPITRSSCIATGVTFNTEQRQSCSRPTFDIEPTYRKHRKRTETGLLTQKRILGLGKTTILTRKSRNPRLNRIYLCTFEQISQSCIYFLLVLVILSRDTSSALQNSEQYTRTLSNTSVALSKEDLQANKHSTHKVVLSFGFEKSLGAIKAKGQEGQAQIISNGKHLNSYINTHKNGASRKNDVELKQQIDEQLQSLDLDVFDIFGAYSIPKDAIYTNEFAVRIPAGKQQADVIAAKYGFENKGQIGALDNYYLFQHLHVSKRSLRSSREHQRALRSEDAVEWMQQQHEKVRRKRDGPYQDLPTYSPYNVLRPTGSFVVDTNPHLSFSPESLSLTAHSTRMEYRDVGSHSIFPDPLFKEQWYLVSKNGGAKDGLDMNVGPAWQKGYTGKGVVVSILDDGIQTNHPDLAQNYDPEASFDINGNDSDPTPQDNGDNKHGTRCAGEVAAVAFNNYCGVGVAYNASIGGVRMLDGKVNDVVEAQALSLNPSHIDIYSASWGPEDDGSTVDGPGPLARRAFIYGVTSGRQGKGSIFVWASGNGGRYTDSCNCDGYTNSIFTLSISSATQAGFKPWYLEECSSTLATTYSSGTPGHDKSVATVDMDGRLRPDHICTVEHTGTSASAPLAAGICALALEANPALTWRDMQYLVVYTSRPAPLEKEAGWMLNGVKRKYSHKFGYGLMDAGAMVSLAEQWTSVPPQHICKSRENNEDRRIDGTYGFTLDTHMDVNGCAGTINEVRYLEHVQCRITLRFFPRGNLRILLTSPMGTTSTLLFERPRDIVKSNFDDWPFLSVHFWGEKAEGRWTLQVLNGGRRRVNQPGILSKWQLIFYGTSVQPMRLKSELLNSNSQLRSNLGSNPFLFPSAPPSGSNIGQPANEGGNFNTDSFSSYLNYQNIFTSAGSNPEPATAALDGRNISVPLTASVDSYTSSAASFVQVLGASDQRSKEMLIMHSCDSECDSLGCYGRGPTQCVACSHYRLDNTCVSRCPPRSFPNQVGTCWPCHDTCETCAGAGPDSCLTCAPAYLHVIDLAVCLQICPDGYFENSRNRTCIPCESNCASCQDHPEFCTSCDHHLVMHENKCYSACPLNTFETDDNKCAFCHSSCATCNGSTEQDCITCRPGRYVWKKKCLNSCPSGFFADKKRFECMPCQEGCKSCTSNGICSECLENWTLKKDKCIVPGSEACSGSEFFSQSKGHCRACHPSCESCNGPTETDCTSCAPSRLLEQQRCVSGCQEGFFMETGVCSPCLHTCNQCVSRTNCSNCLKGLQLQNGECRTTCADGYYSDRGICAKCHLSCQTCSGPRRNQCVKCPASWQLAAGECHPECPEGFYKSDFGCQKCHHYCKTCNDAGPLACTSCPPHSMLDGGLCMDCLSSQYYDSTTSKCKTCHDSCHSCFGPGPYSCKACLAPLFLDQLNSQCVSCCQNQTTLLNCCHCSEETGECKVTSTNGKRRTVVASGNSYGGDVESRTLGNEGNSNEFVLNLNSPLTAITAIAVAVCLLIITIFSVIFAVLQRNSNHVFRNSVRYKKIMSKSSRRKNSLATPKSEARFIFNIGEDDNSDNENSEDEEDGNVGIEVKRIVFEPNAKPILHGKQFYIESTKDIDSIKFQCEGEQNLEPESISFEETTGDIILDENKDRISLKSHTFVCS; from the exons ATGCCGATTACAAGATCAAGCTGCATAGCAACTGGTGTCACATTTAATACGGAACAGCGGCAAAGTTGTTCCCGACCTACATTCGACATAGAACCCACGTATCGGAAGCACCGCAAGCGCACGGAAACGGGGTTACTAACGCAGAAAAGGATTTTAGGTCTAGGGAAAACGACGATACTGACCCGTAAATCTAGAAATCCAAGACTCAATAGAATCTATTTATGTACATTTGAACAAATATCGCAAAGctgtatatattttctattagTTTTAGTAATCCTAAGCCGAGATACTAGTAGTGCTTTGCAAAATAGCGAGCAATACACCAGAACACTCAGTAACACGAGTGTGGCACTTAGCAAAGAAGACCTGCAAGCCAATAAGCACTCTACCCACAAGGTTGTCTTAAGCTTCGGTTTTGAAAAAAGTCTTGGGGCGATTAAAGCTAAAGGCCAAGAGGGCCAAGCACAGATAATTAGCAATGGGAAACATTTAAACAGTTATATAAATACTCATAAAAACGGAGCCAGCCGAAAGAATGATGTTGAGTTGAAGCAACAGATTGATGAGCAATTACAAAGCCTTGATCTCGACGTGTTCGACATTTTTGGCGCCTATAGTATTCCCAAGGATGCGATATATACGAACGAGTTTGCGGTGCGAATACCAGCCGGTAAGCAACAGGCTGATGTGATCGCAGCAAAGTACGGCTTTGAAAATAAGGGACAG atcgGAGCTCTTGATAATTATTATCTCTTCCAACATCTTCACGTTTCGAAGCGTTCGCTGCGTTCCAGTCGAGAGCACCAAAGAGCCCTTAGATCGGAAGATGCA GTAGAGTGGATGCAGCAACAGCACGAAAAAGTGCGTAGGAAGCGTGATGGTCCATACCAGGACTTGCCTACTTACAGTCCATATAATGTTTTGCGTCCAACTGGTAGCTTTGTAGTCGACACGAATCCGCATCTTTCATTCTCTCCAGAGTCCCTTTCGCTAACTGCGCACTCAACTCGCATGGAGTACCGGGATGTCGgttcgcattcaatttttcCGGATCCGTTGTTCAAGGAGCAGTGGTATCTGGTGAGTAAA AACGGAGGTGCCAAAGATGGTTTGGATATGAATGTGGGACCAGCATGGCAAAAAGGCTACACTGGGAAAGGAGTGGTGGTATCCATTTTGGATGACGGCATCCAGACAAACCACCCGGATCTGGCTCAGAACTAT GATCCAGAAGCTTCGTTCGACATAAACGGAAACGACTCTGATCCAACACCCCAAGATAATGGGGACAACAAACACGGAACCAGATGTGCCGGTGAAGTTGCGGCAGTAGCCTTCAACAATTATTGTGGAGTGGGTGTGGCTTATAATGCCAGTATAGGCG GAGTTCGTATGTTAGATGGCAAGGTCAACGATGTAGTGGAGGCACAAGCATTAAGCCTTAATCCTTCGCATATCGACATTTACAGTGCCTCATGGGGACCAGAGGATGATGGCTCAACGGTCGACGGACCAGGACCGTTGGCGCGCCGGGCCTTCATCTACGGTGTTACTAGCGGGCGGCAAGGAAAAGGCTCGATATTCGTGTGGGCTTCAGGAAATGGTGGTCGCTACACGGACTCTTGCAACTGTGACGGATACACCAACTCAATCTTCACACTTTCTATTTCGAGCGCTACTCAAGCTGG TTTTAAACCCTGGTACTTAGAGGAATGTTCCTCCACCCTAGCCACTACGTATAGTTCGGGAACTCCGGGTCACGATAAAAGCGTGGCTACTGTGGACATGGATGGCCGCTTGCGGCCTGATCACATTTGCACTGTAGAGCACACTGGAACTTCTGCTTCAGCGCCTCTCGCGGCAGGCATATGTGCACTGGCACTCGAGGCAAACCCTGCCTTGACGTGGCGCGACATGCAATATTTAGTTGTGTACACCTCGCGTCCCGCGCCCTTAGAAAAAGAAGCCGGTTGGATGCTTAACGGTGTGAAGCGGAAGTACAGCCATAAGTTCGGGTATGGGTTGATGGACGCCGGGGCAATGGTTTCATTGGCGGAGCAATGGACTTCTGTTCCGCCACAGCATATTTGTAAGTCACGAGAGAACAACGAGGACCGCAGAATTGACGGTACTTATGGTTTCACATTGGACACACATATGGATGTGAATGGTTGTGCTGGCACCATTAACGAAGTCCGCTATTTGGAGCACGTGCAGTGCCGCATTACACTCCGCTTCTTTCCGCGCGGCAACTTGCGCATCCTACTTACGTCTCCGATGGGTACCACCAGCACATTGTTGTTTGAAAGGCCACGCGATATAGTGAAGTCAAATTTCGACGATTGGCCTTTCCTTAGCGTCCATTTCTGGGGAGAAAAAGCTGAGGGAAGATGGACCTTGCAAGTACTCAACGGCGGTCGGAGACGCGTGAACCAACCGGGAATTCTTTCTAAGTGGCAGCTCATATTTTACGGTACCTCTGTTCAACCAATGCGGCTAAAATCTGAGCTTCTCAATAGCAATTCGCAGCTACGAAGTAATCTGGGATCGAATCCGTTTCTATTTCCCTCTGCTCCACCATCGGGGTCGAATATCGGGCAGCCCGCCAATGAAGGCGGAAACTTTAACACTGACAGCTTTTCGAGCTACCTCAACTACCAGAACATTTTCACGAGCGCTGGGTCGAATCCAGAACCAGCTACTGCTGCATTGGATGGCCGCAATATAAGCGTCCCTCTTACAGCTTCGGTTGACTCATACACTTCTTCCGCTGCATCTTTCGTTCAAGTTTTGGGAGCATCTGACCAAAGAAGTAAAGAAATGTTGATAATGCATTCCTGTGATTCTGAGTGTGATTCTCTAGGATGTTACGGAAGAGGACCCACCCAGTGTGTGGCCTGCAGTCATTACCGACTGGATAA CACTTGTGTCAGTCGTTGTCCACCGCGCTCCTTTCCAAACCAGGTCGGCACATGCTGGCCCTGTCACGATACTTGCGAGACGTGTGCAGGTGCGGGACCTGACAGCTGTCTTACCTGTGCTCCAGCTTATCTACATGTCATCGATCTTGCCGTCTGCTTGCAAATTTGTCCTGATGGGTATTTTGAAA ATTCTAGAAACAGAACATGCATACCCTGCGAATCTAACTGCGCTTCGTGCCAGGATCATCCAGAATTTTGCACAAGTTGCGACCATCATCTTGTTATGCATGAAAACAAATGCTATTCGGCTTGTCCGTTAAATACGTTTGAAACAGATGATAATAA ATGTGCCTTCTGTCACTCGTCGTGCGCCACTTGCAACGGTTCGACGGAGCAGGACTGCATCACGTGTCGCCCTGGTCGATAtgtctggaaaaaaaaatgccttAACAGCTGCCCCAGCGGATTTTTTGCGGACAAAAAACGGTTCGAGTGTATGCCCTGCCAGGAGGGATGCAAGAGCTGTACCAGCAATGGAATTTGTTCCGAGTGCCTTGAAAACTGGACGTTGAAAAAAGATAAATGTATCGTGCCTGGAAGTGAGGCTTGTAGTGGAT CAGAGTTCTTCAGCCAATCGAAAGGTCACTGCCGAGCGTGTCACCCTTCCTGTGAGAGCTGCAACGGGCCTACGGAAACGGATTGCACGTCCTGTGCTCCGAGCCGGCTGCTGGAGCAGCAACGATGTGTCAGCGGCTGCCAGGAAGGGTTTTTTATGGAGACAGGCGTTTGCTCGCCATGTCTTCATACTTGCAACCAATGCGTTTCACGTACCAACTGCAGTAACTGTTTGAAGGGTTTGCAGCTTCAAAACGGTGAATGTCGCACCACCTGTGCCGATGG gTACTACAGCGATCGTGGAATTTGCGCCAAATGTCATCTTAGTTGCCAAACTTGCAGCGGGCCTCGTCGCAATCAGtgcgtgaagtgcccggccagTTGGCAACTGGCAGCCGGCGAATGTCATCCAGAGTGTCCCGAGGGTTTTTATAAATCTGACTTTGGATGTCAAAAGTGTCACCACTACTGCAAAACGTGCAATG ATGCTGGACCCCTCGCATGCACCTCGTGTCCCCCACACTCTATGCTAGATGGGGGCTTGTGCATGGACTGCCTTAGCTCACAGTACTACGATTCAACTACATCAAAATGCAAAACGTGTCACGATTCGTGTCATTCGTGCTTCGGCCCTGGACCGTACTCCTGTAAAGCTTGCTTAGCGCCACTTTTCCTGGACCAGCTTAATAGCCAATGCGTTTCCTGTTGTCAGAACCAAACAACTCTTTTGAACTGCTGTCATTGCAGTGAAGAAACTG GCGAGTGTAAAGTCACCTCGACAAATGGAAAACGTCGCACGGTTGTTGCAAGCGGCAATTCGTATGGAGGCGATGTTGAATCCAGAACACTTGGAAATGAAGGAAATAGCAACGAGTTCGTTCTGAACTTGAACTCACCACTGACGGCCATCACAGCCATTGCCGTAGCAGTTTGCTTGCTGATCATAACGATTTTTTCTGTAATATTTGCTGTTTTACAG cGAAACAGTAATCACGTCTTTAGGAATTCAGTGcgctataaaaaaataatgagcAAATCCAGCAGGCGAAAAAACTCATTAGCAACACCTAAAAGTGAGGCAAGATTTATATTTAACATTGGCGAGGACGACAATAGCGACAACGAAAACTCCGAAGATGAAGAAGACGGAAATGTGGGCATAGAAGTAAAGAGGATTGTCTTTGAACCCAACGCTAAACCCATACTTCACGGAAAACAGTTTTACATTGAGAGTACAAAAGATATTGATTCGATCAAGTTTCAATGCGAAGGCGAGCAGAATTTGGAGCCCGAATCCATTAGTTTCGAGGAAACTACTGGTGACATTATTCTCGATGAAAACAAGGACAGGATTTCGCTAAAAAGTCATACATTTGTCTGTAGCTGA
- the Fur2 gene encoding furin-like protease 2 isoform X2 — protein MPITRSSCIATGVTFNTEQRQSCSRPTFDIEPTYRKHRKRTETGLLTQKRILGLGKTTILTRKSRNPRLNRIYLCTFEQISQSCIYFLLVLVILSRDTSSALQNSEQYTRTLSNTSVALSKEDLQANKHSTHKVVLSFGFEKSLGAIKAKGQEGQAQIISNGKHLNSYINTHKNGASRKNDVELKQQIDEQLQSLDLDVFDIFGAYSIPKDAIYTNEFAVRIPAGKQQADVIAAKYGFENKGQIGALDNYYLFQHLHVSKRSLRSSREHQRALRSEDAVEWMQQQHEKVRRKRDGPYQDLPTYSPYNVLRPTGSFVVDTNPHLSFSPESLSLTAHSTRMEYRDVGSHSIFPDPLFKEQWYLNGGAKDGLDMNVGPAWQKGYTGKGVVVSILDDGIQTNHPDLAQNYDPEASFDINGNDSDPTPQDNGDNKHGTRCAGEVAAVAFNNYCGVGVAYNASIGGVRMLDGKVNDVVEAQALSLNPSHIDIYSASWGPEDDGSTVDGPGPLARRAFIYGVTSGRQGKGSIFVWASGNGGRYTDSCNCDGYTNSIFTLSISSATQAGFKPWYLEECSSTLATTYSSGTPGHDKSVATVDMDGRLRPDHICTVEHTGTSASAPLAAGICALALEANPALTWRDMQYLVVYTSRPAPLEKEAGWMLNGVKRKYSHKFGYGLMDAGAMVSLAEQWTSVPPQHICKSRENNEDRRIDGTYGFTLDTHMDVNGCAGTINEVRYLEHVQCRITLRFFPRGNLRILLTSPMGTTSTLLFERPRDIVKSNFDDWPFLSVHFWGEKAEGRWTLQVLNGGRRRVNQPGILSKWQLIFYGTSVQPMRLKSELLNSNSQLRSNLGSNPFLFPSAPPSGSNIGQPANEGGNFNTDSFSSYLNYQNIFTSAGSNPEPATAALDGRNISVPLTASVDSYTSSAASFVQVLGASDQRSKEMLIMHSCDSECDSLGCYGRGPTQCVACSHYRLDNTCVSRCPPRSFPNQVGTCWPCHDTCETCAGAGPDSCLTCAPAYLHVIDLAVCLQICPDGYFENSRNRTCIPCESNCASCQDHPEFCTSCDHHLVMHENKCYSACPLNTFETDDNKCAFCHSSCATCNGSTEQDCITCRPGRYVWKKKCLNSCPSGFFADKKRFECMPCQEGCKSCTSNGICSECLENWTLKKDKCIVPGSEACSGSEFFSQSKGHCRACHPSCESCNGPTETDCTSCAPSRLLEQQRCVSGCQEGFFMETGVCSPCLHTCNQCVSRTNCSNCLKGLQLQNGECRTTCADGYYSDRGICAKCHLSCQTCSGPRRNQCVKCPASWQLAAGECHPECPEGFYKSDFGCQKCHHYCKTCNDAGPLACTSCPPHSMLDGGLCMDCLSSQYYDSTTSKCKTCHDSCHSCFGPGPYSCKACLAPLFLDQLNSQCVSCCQNQTTLLNCCHCSEETGECKVTSTNGKRRTVVASGNSYGGDVESRTLGNEGNSNEFVLNLNSPLTAITAIAVAVCLLIITIFSVIFAVLQRNSNHVFRNSVRYKKIMSKSSRRKNSLATPKSEARFIFNIGEDDNSDNENSEDEEDGNVGIEVKRIVFEPNAKPILHGKQFYIESTKDIDSIKFQCEGEQNLEPESISFEETTGDIILDENKDRISLKSHTFVCS, from the exons ATGCCGATTACAAGATCAAGCTGCATAGCAACTGGTGTCACATTTAATACGGAACAGCGGCAAAGTTGTTCCCGACCTACATTCGACATAGAACCCACGTATCGGAAGCACCGCAAGCGCACGGAAACGGGGTTACTAACGCAGAAAAGGATTTTAGGTCTAGGGAAAACGACGATACTGACCCGTAAATCTAGAAATCCAAGACTCAATAGAATCTATTTATGTACATTTGAACAAATATCGCAAAGctgtatatattttctattagTTTTAGTAATCCTAAGCCGAGATACTAGTAGTGCTTTGCAAAATAGCGAGCAATACACCAGAACACTCAGTAACACGAGTGTGGCACTTAGCAAAGAAGACCTGCAAGCCAATAAGCACTCTACCCACAAGGTTGTCTTAAGCTTCGGTTTTGAAAAAAGTCTTGGGGCGATTAAAGCTAAAGGCCAAGAGGGCCAAGCACAGATAATTAGCAATGGGAAACATTTAAACAGTTATATAAATACTCATAAAAACGGAGCCAGCCGAAAGAATGATGTTGAGTTGAAGCAACAGATTGATGAGCAATTACAAAGCCTTGATCTCGACGTGTTCGACATTTTTGGCGCCTATAGTATTCCCAAGGATGCGATATATACGAACGAGTTTGCGGTGCGAATACCAGCCGGTAAGCAACAGGCTGATGTGATCGCAGCAAAGTACGGCTTTGAAAATAAGGGACAG atcgGAGCTCTTGATAATTATTATCTCTTCCAACATCTTCACGTTTCGAAGCGTTCGCTGCGTTCCAGTCGAGAGCACCAAAGAGCCCTTAGATCGGAAGATGCA GTAGAGTGGATGCAGCAACAGCACGAAAAAGTGCGTAGGAAGCGTGATGGTCCATACCAGGACTTGCCTACTTACAGTCCATATAATGTTTTGCGTCCAACTGGTAGCTTTGTAGTCGACACGAATCCGCATCTTTCATTCTCTCCAGAGTCCCTTTCGCTAACTGCGCACTCAACTCGCATGGAGTACCGGGATGTCGgttcgcattcaatttttcCGGATCCGTTGTTCAAGGAGCAGTGGTATCTG AACGGAGGTGCCAAAGATGGTTTGGATATGAATGTGGGACCAGCATGGCAAAAAGGCTACACTGGGAAAGGAGTGGTGGTATCCATTTTGGATGACGGCATCCAGACAAACCACCCGGATCTGGCTCAGAACTAT GATCCAGAAGCTTCGTTCGACATAAACGGAAACGACTCTGATCCAACACCCCAAGATAATGGGGACAACAAACACGGAACCAGATGTGCCGGTGAAGTTGCGGCAGTAGCCTTCAACAATTATTGTGGAGTGGGTGTGGCTTATAATGCCAGTATAGGCG GAGTTCGTATGTTAGATGGCAAGGTCAACGATGTAGTGGAGGCACAAGCATTAAGCCTTAATCCTTCGCATATCGACATTTACAGTGCCTCATGGGGACCAGAGGATGATGGCTCAACGGTCGACGGACCAGGACCGTTGGCGCGCCGGGCCTTCATCTACGGTGTTACTAGCGGGCGGCAAGGAAAAGGCTCGATATTCGTGTGGGCTTCAGGAAATGGTGGTCGCTACACGGACTCTTGCAACTGTGACGGATACACCAACTCAATCTTCACACTTTCTATTTCGAGCGCTACTCAAGCTGG TTTTAAACCCTGGTACTTAGAGGAATGTTCCTCCACCCTAGCCACTACGTATAGTTCGGGAACTCCGGGTCACGATAAAAGCGTGGCTACTGTGGACATGGATGGCCGCTTGCGGCCTGATCACATTTGCACTGTAGAGCACACTGGAACTTCTGCTTCAGCGCCTCTCGCGGCAGGCATATGTGCACTGGCACTCGAGGCAAACCCTGCCTTGACGTGGCGCGACATGCAATATTTAGTTGTGTACACCTCGCGTCCCGCGCCCTTAGAAAAAGAAGCCGGTTGGATGCTTAACGGTGTGAAGCGGAAGTACAGCCATAAGTTCGGGTATGGGTTGATGGACGCCGGGGCAATGGTTTCATTGGCGGAGCAATGGACTTCTGTTCCGCCACAGCATATTTGTAAGTCACGAGAGAACAACGAGGACCGCAGAATTGACGGTACTTATGGTTTCACATTGGACACACATATGGATGTGAATGGTTGTGCTGGCACCATTAACGAAGTCCGCTATTTGGAGCACGTGCAGTGCCGCATTACACTCCGCTTCTTTCCGCGCGGCAACTTGCGCATCCTACTTACGTCTCCGATGGGTACCACCAGCACATTGTTGTTTGAAAGGCCACGCGATATAGTGAAGTCAAATTTCGACGATTGGCCTTTCCTTAGCGTCCATTTCTGGGGAGAAAAAGCTGAGGGAAGATGGACCTTGCAAGTACTCAACGGCGGTCGGAGACGCGTGAACCAACCGGGAATTCTTTCTAAGTGGCAGCTCATATTTTACGGTACCTCTGTTCAACCAATGCGGCTAAAATCTGAGCTTCTCAATAGCAATTCGCAGCTACGAAGTAATCTGGGATCGAATCCGTTTCTATTTCCCTCTGCTCCACCATCGGGGTCGAATATCGGGCAGCCCGCCAATGAAGGCGGAAACTTTAACACTGACAGCTTTTCGAGCTACCTCAACTACCAGAACATTTTCACGAGCGCTGGGTCGAATCCAGAACCAGCTACTGCTGCATTGGATGGCCGCAATATAAGCGTCCCTCTTACAGCTTCGGTTGACTCATACACTTCTTCCGCTGCATCTTTCGTTCAAGTTTTGGGAGCATCTGACCAAAGAAGTAAAGAAATGTTGATAATGCATTCCTGTGATTCTGAGTGTGATTCTCTAGGATGTTACGGAAGAGGACCCACCCAGTGTGTGGCCTGCAGTCATTACCGACTGGATAA CACTTGTGTCAGTCGTTGTCCACCGCGCTCCTTTCCAAACCAGGTCGGCACATGCTGGCCCTGTCACGATACTTGCGAGACGTGTGCAGGTGCGGGACCTGACAGCTGTCTTACCTGTGCTCCAGCTTATCTACATGTCATCGATCTTGCCGTCTGCTTGCAAATTTGTCCTGATGGGTATTTTGAAA ATTCTAGAAACAGAACATGCATACCCTGCGAATCTAACTGCGCTTCGTGCCAGGATCATCCAGAATTTTGCACAAGTTGCGACCATCATCTTGTTATGCATGAAAACAAATGCTATTCGGCTTGTCCGTTAAATACGTTTGAAACAGATGATAATAA ATGTGCCTTCTGTCACTCGTCGTGCGCCACTTGCAACGGTTCGACGGAGCAGGACTGCATCACGTGTCGCCCTGGTCGATAtgtctggaaaaaaaaatgccttAACAGCTGCCCCAGCGGATTTTTTGCGGACAAAAAACGGTTCGAGTGTATGCCCTGCCAGGAGGGATGCAAGAGCTGTACCAGCAATGGAATTTGTTCCGAGTGCCTTGAAAACTGGACGTTGAAAAAAGATAAATGTATCGTGCCTGGAAGTGAGGCTTGTAGTGGAT CAGAGTTCTTCAGCCAATCGAAAGGTCACTGCCGAGCGTGTCACCCTTCCTGTGAGAGCTGCAACGGGCCTACGGAAACGGATTGCACGTCCTGTGCTCCGAGCCGGCTGCTGGAGCAGCAACGATGTGTCAGCGGCTGCCAGGAAGGGTTTTTTATGGAGACAGGCGTTTGCTCGCCATGTCTTCATACTTGCAACCAATGCGTTTCACGTACCAACTGCAGTAACTGTTTGAAGGGTTTGCAGCTTCAAAACGGTGAATGTCGCACCACCTGTGCCGATGG gTACTACAGCGATCGTGGAATTTGCGCCAAATGTCATCTTAGTTGCCAAACTTGCAGCGGGCCTCGTCGCAATCAGtgcgtgaagtgcccggccagTTGGCAACTGGCAGCCGGCGAATGTCATCCAGAGTGTCCCGAGGGTTTTTATAAATCTGACTTTGGATGTCAAAAGTGTCACCACTACTGCAAAACGTGCAATG ATGCTGGACCCCTCGCATGCACCTCGTGTCCCCCACACTCTATGCTAGATGGGGGCTTGTGCATGGACTGCCTTAGCTCACAGTACTACGATTCAACTACATCAAAATGCAAAACGTGTCACGATTCGTGTCATTCGTGCTTCGGCCCTGGACCGTACTCCTGTAAAGCTTGCTTAGCGCCACTTTTCCTGGACCAGCTTAATAGCCAATGCGTTTCCTGTTGTCAGAACCAAACAACTCTTTTGAACTGCTGTCATTGCAGTGAAGAAACTG GCGAGTGTAAAGTCACCTCGACAAATGGAAAACGTCGCACGGTTGTTGCAAGCGGCAATTCGTATGGAGGCGATGTTGAATCCAGAACACTTGGAAATGAAGGAAATAGCAACGAGTTCGTTCTGAACTTGAACTCACCACTGACGGCCATCACAGCCATTGCCGTAGCAGTTTGCTTGCTGATCATAACGATTTTTTCTGTAATATTTGCTGTTTTACAG cGAAACAGTAATCACGTCTTTAGGAATTCAGTGcgctataaaaaaataatgagcAAATCCAGCAGGCGAAAAAACTCATTAGCAACACCTAAAAGTGAGGCAAGATTTATATTTAACATTGGCGAGGACGACAATAGCGACAACGAAAACTCCGAAGATGAAGAAGACGGAAATGTGGGCATAGAAGTAAAGAGGATTGTCTTTGAACCCAACGCTAAACCCATACTTCACGGAAAACAGTTTTACATTGAGAGTACAAAAGATATTGATTCGATCAAGTTTCAATGCGAAGGCGAGCAGAATTTGGAGCCCGAATCCATTAGTTTCGAGGAAACTACTGGTGACATTATTCTCGATGAAAACAAGGACAGGATTTCGCTAAAAAGTCATACATTTGTCTGTAGCTGA